One genomic segment of Desulfomicrobium sp. ZS1 includes these proteins:
- the mnmE gene encoding tRNA uridine-5-carboxymethylaminomethyl(34) synthesis GTPase MnmE, with protein MNTNNDTIVAIATPPGQGAIGIVRLSGPTAGEIARALFHSSRPGFADFKPYQLHHGQLRDGRGSFLDEVLAAFMPGPGSFTGEDVVELQCHGGGAILRRVVEECLAGGARLAEAGEFSKRAFLNSRMDLTQAEAIMELVGAPTAVAVGLAGSKLEGLLAHRIGELRAGLESVRVQLCVAVDFPEDEVECLAPQDLARGVAETCQAMAELADNYDRGRCWRDGALVVLAGQVNAGKSSLMNAILGINRAIVTDIPGTTRDYLEESVQIDGLPVRLVDTAGLRAALDSVELLGIERSRELLARADLVLLVIDSELGPGAEDLDLVAEMENLLVVANKMDLVAGEPAWTGESPWKDKELCRLCAKHGQGVSGLLAAIRRMVAATGAPEAGTLVPNLRQHTALVRATEELAHLLDELAAGLPYDILSVRLDTACAILAEITGEITSEEVLRAVFDGFCIGK; from the coding sequence ATGAACACAAACAACGACACCATCGTGGCCATCGCCACTCCTCCCGGCCAGGGCGCCATCGGCATTGTCCGTCTGAGCGGACCGACGGCCGGGGAAATCGCGCGCGCTCTTTTCCATTCCTCCCGCCCGGGGTTCGCGGACTTCAAGCCCTACCAGCTGCATCACGGGCAACTGCGTGACGGAAGAGGAAGCTTTCTGGACGAAGTGCTGGCGGCGTTCATGCCTGGTCCGGGTTCGTTCACGGGCGAGGATGTTGTCGAGCTGCAGTGTCATGGCGGCGGGGCCATTCTGCGCCGAGTGGTGGAGGAATGCCTGGCCGGTGGCGCGCGGTTGGCCGAGGCGGGCGAGTTTTCCAAGCGGGCCTTTCTCAATTCGCGCATGGATCTGACCCAGGCCGAGGCCATCATGGAGCTGGTGGGCGCGCCCACCGCCGTGGCCGTGGGCTTGGCCGGGAGCAAGCTTGAGGGTCTGCTGGCGCATCGCATCGGCGAGCTTCGGGCCGGTCTTGAGAGCGTGCGCGTGCAGCTTTGCGTGGCCGTGGATTTTCCCGAGGACGAGGTCGAGTGCCTTGCGCCGCAGGACTTGGCCAGGGGCGTTGCCGAGACGTGCCAGGCCATGGCCGAGCTGGCCGACAATTACGACCGTGGCCGCTGCTGGCGCGACGGGGCCCTGGTGGTCCTGGCCGGGCAGGTCAACGCGGGCAAGTCGAGTCTGATGAACGCGATCCTGGGCATCAACCGGGCCATCGTGACCGACATTCCGGGCACGACGCGGGATTATCTGGAAGAGTCGGTGCAGATCGACGGCCTGCCGGTGCGACTGGTGGACACGGCGGGCCTGCGGGCCGCGCTTGATAGCGTGGAACTCCTGGGTATCGAACGCAGCCGCGAGCTTTTGGCCCGGGCCGATCTCGTGCTGCTGGTCATCGACTCCGAGCTTGGCCCGGGGGCCGAGGATCTGGATCTGGTGGCGGAGATGGAAAACCTTCTGGTTGTGGCCAACAAGATGGATCTGGTCGCCGGAGAGCCAGCCTGGACCGGGGAAAGCCCCTGGAAAGACAAGGAGCTCTGCCGTCTTTGCGCCAAGCACGGCCAGGGCGTTTCCGGGCTGCTGGCCGCGATCCGTCGCATGGTGGCCGCCACCGGCGCTCCCGAAGCCGGCACGCTGGTGCCGAACCTGCGCCAGCACACGGCCCTGGTCCGCGCCACGGAAGAGCTGGCTCACCTGCTGGACGAACTGGCCGCTGGGCTGCCCTACGACATCCTCTCCGTGCGTCTGGACACCGCCTGCGCCATCCTGGCCGAAATCACGGGCGAGATCACCTCGGAAGAGGTGCTCCGCGCCGTGTTCGACGGGTTTTGCATCGGGAAGTGA
- the rnr gene encoding ribonuclease R, which produces MPPKKQAKQLKFSKKTLLAALHQSGAPLRSKNIYDLFDADASLKKVIKSTLAQLVESGEIVQMGKSYGLIDNLPRMTGTLDVRRSGVGYLIADDRKQKDLFIHPNNFGGAWPGDKVIAVIDGSRKKDSPEGRVVEVLDRATRELLVRVTRRIHQDSYFCHPTDSRMPFYTVVDTSGVPNPEKGDILSVAPVEEQEKGIWRCTALRRLGEERDLATQELLVKTGYSIPEIFPVPALRQAEALPDAPSPQDWADRNDLRKLALVTIDGETAKDFDDAVYVERQENGYRLVVAIADVAHYVPEGSPLDVEALARGNSYYFPLSVEPMFPEALSNGLCSLRPKVARLAMVVDTPYSMDGEPGAPRLYNAVIMSQARLTYNQVQAALDGSPDQDTAELLPMLRDAEELAKIFMKRRMGRGCLDFDIPEAQVRVIEDIISVHAGTRLFSHRLIEEFMIAANERVAEYMGARQRVFPYRIHPQPDEKKLETLLRMLSHTSLVDRLPKEMNQMGLQHISHAAKGTDIEYLVNRLILRTMMQAQYSPENDGHYGLASVAYCHFTSPIRRYADLLVHRSLKRLIAGEPEKISMGDVQGICEGLNALERKAMEAEREIQKRSAILALEDRIGEEMRGVVSGVADFGFWVELLDMPVDGLVRLATLDDFYVFDPERQDLLGQRTGKTFAMGQTLNVVLEAVSLERVEINFTLP; this is translated from the coding sequence ATGCCCCCGAAAAAACAAGCTAAACAACTCAAATTTTCCAAGAAAACCCTGCTTGCCGCCCTGCACCAATCCGGCGCACCGCTGCGCAGCAAGAACATCTACGATCTGTTCGACGCCGACGCCTCCCTCAAGAAAGTCATCAAATCCACGTTGGCCCAGCTGGTCGAGAGCGGTGAGATCGTGCAGATGGGCAAGAGCTACGGCCTCATTGACAACCTGCCGCGCATGACCGGCACCCTGGACGTGCGCCGCTCCGGAGTGGGGTATCTCATTGCCGATGACAGGAAGCAAAAAGACCTCTTCATCCACCCCAATAATTTCGGCGGAGCCTGGCCCGGAGACAAGGTCATTGCCGTGATCGACGGCTCGCGCAAAAAAGACTCCCCGGAAGGACGCGTCGTCGAAGTTCTGGACCGGGCCACGCGAGAACTCTTGGTCCGGGTCACCCGGCGCATCCATCAGGACAGCTATTTCTGCCATCCCACGGACTCGCGCATGCCCTTCTACACGGTGGTCGATACCAGCGGCGTCCCCAACCCCGAAAAGGGCGACATCTTAAGCGTAGCCCCGGTCGAGGAGCAGGAAAAGGGCATTTGGCGCTGCACGGCCCTGCGCCGCCTGGGCGAGGAGCGGGATCTGGCCACCCAGGAGCTGCTGGTCAAGACCGGCTATTCCATCCCCGAAATTTTTCCCGTTCCCGCGCTACGCCAGGCCGAAGCCCTGCCGGACGCGCCATCGCCCCAGGACTGGGCGGACCGCAACGATCTGCGCAAGCTCGCCCTGGTGACCATCGACGGCGAGACAGCCAAGGATTTCGACGACGCGGTCTACGTGGAACGGCAGGAGAACGGCTACCGGCTGGTGGTGGCCATCGCCGATGTGGCCCACTACGTGCCCGAAGGCTCGCCCCTTGATGTCGAGGCCCTGGCCCGCGGCAATTCCTATTATTTCCCGCTCTCCGTGGAACCCATGTTCCCCGAGGCCCTGTCCAACGGACTGTGCAGCCTGCGCCCGAAAGTGGCGCGACTGGCCATGGTCGTGGACACGCCCTACTCCATGGACGGCGAACCCGGCGCGCCGAGGCTCTACAATGCCGTGATCATGAGCCAGGCCCGCCTGACCTACAATCAGGTGCAGGCCGCCCTGGACGGCTCGCCGGACCAGGACACGGCCGAGCTGCTGCCCATGCTGCGCGATGCCGAGGAACTGGCCAAAATCTTCATGAAGCGTCGCATGGGTCGCGGCTGTCTGGACTTCGACATCCCCGAAGCCCAGGTCCGCGTGATCGAGGACATCATCAGCGTCCACGCCGGAACGCGCCTCTTCAGCCACCGCCTGATCGAGGAATTCATGATCGCGGCCAACGAACGCGTGGCCGAATACATGGGCGCGCGGCAGCGCGTCTTCCCGTACCGCATCCACCCCCAGCCCGACGAGAAAAAGCTGGAGACCCTGCTGCGCATGCTCTCGCACACCAGCCTGGTGGACCGCCTGCCCAAGGAAATGAACCAGATGGGACTCCAGCACATTTCCCATGCAGCCAAAGGCACGGACATCGAGTATCTGGTCAACCGCCTCATCCTGCGCACCATGATGCAGGCCCAGTACTCGCCGGAGAACGACGGCCATTACGGACTGGCGTCGGTCGCATATTGCCACTTCACCTCGCCCATCCGCCGCTACGCGGACTTGCTGGTGCACCGCAGCCTGAAAAGACTGATCGCGGGTGAGCCGGAAAAAATAAGCATGGGCGACGTGCAGGGCATCTGCGAAGGGCTGAACGCCCTGGAGCGCAAAGCCATGGAGGCGGAGCGGGAGATTCAGAAGAGATCGGCCATTCTGGCCCTGGAGGATCGGATCGGGGAAGAAATGCGCGGGGTTGTTTCAGGAGTGGCAGATTTCGGCTTCTGGGTGGAGCTTCTGGACATGCCCGTGGACGGACTGGTGCGGCTTGCGACCCTGGACGACTTCTACGTCTTCGACCCGGAGCGCCAGGACCTCCTGGGCCAGCGCACAGGCAAAACCTTCGCCATGGGCCAGACCCTGAACGTGGTGCTGGAAGCCGTGAGCCTGGAGCGGGTGGAGATCAACTTCACGCTGCCGTAG
- a CDS encoding Jag N-terminal domain-containing protein, protein MNTYKDFQAKTVDQAIDDACRFFAVERDALEIDIVSGGSSGIFGLGAKKATIQAKRRRLNPAPEPSIVSVVAERDVPAGAPKQDEAEGLAEAEDALEVDAAVDFDDEDEPRPATTLSPEERALLEADIRKIMTVLLAPIAVNVTLTIDVAASPVTVHIEDEDNSGLIIGRDGQTITALQYLANRIVSKSWPQSPRIQLDAGDYRQKQEEQLLGIAQFLSEKAKKSGRVQSTRPLSSFHRRVVHMALQDDRGVQTRSKGEGHMKRVLILPVKRGKPAGRPPRRQEPAQAHQS, encoded by the coding sequence ATGAATACGTACAAGGATTTTCAGGCCAAGACCGTGGACCAGGCCATTGATGATGCGTGCCGTTTTTTTGCCGTTGAACGCGATGCACTGGAAATTGACATCGTCAGCGGCGGGTCATCCGGAATATTTGGCCTGGGCGCCAAAAAGGCGACCATCCAGGCAAAAAGACGTCGCCTCAACCCCGCGCCGGAGCCATCTATCGTGAGCGTGGTGGCGGAACGCGATGTTCCGGCAGGCGCTCCAAAACAGGACGAGGCAGAGGGCCTGGCCGAAGCCGAAGACGCTTTGGAAGTCGATGCCGCCGTCGATTTCGACGATGAGGATGAACCTCGGCCGGCCACGACGCTTTCCCCCGAGGAGAGGGCCCTGCTGGAAGCGGACATCCGCAAGATCATGACCGTCTTGCTCGCGCCCATCGCGGTCAATGTGACCCTGACCATCGACGTGGCGGCAAGTCCGGTCACCGTGCATATCGAAGACGAGGACAATTCGGGCCTGATCATCGGCCGCGACGGACAGACCATCACCGCCCTGCAGTATCTGGCCAACCGCATTGTTTCCAAGTCCTGGCCGCAAAGTCCGCGCATCCAGCTGGATGCCGGCGATTACCGGCAGAAGCAGGAGGAACAGCTCCTCGGCATTGCCCAGTTCCTGTCGGAAAAGGCGAAGAAGTCCGGGAGAGTGCAAAGCACGCGGCCCCTGTCCTCTTTTCACCGCCGGGTCGTGCACATGGCCCTGCAGGACGATCGCGGTGTGCAGACCCGCAGCAAGGGCGAGGGACATATGAAGAGGGTTCTTATCCTGCCGGTCAAGCGCGGTAAACCCGCCGGCCGTCCCCCCAGACGTCAGGAACCCGCCCAGGCGCATCAATCCTAA
- the lpxK gene encoding tetraacyldisaccharide 4'-kinase, which produces MTPDRISRLQSQFPHFLAPLSKAYARLMRLRARLFASGKRVSWRPPAPCISVGNISWGGTGKTPVVSWLLDWARDEGLRPTVLTRGYGGKPPHRPYAVQLLSPPHEAGDEPLLLKRTHPQAQILVDPNRVRAGKIAARKMADLFVLDDGYQHLRVQRDLNLCLLSPRDLDEEWNRVIPAGSWREDVSALSRADAFLINTMFDNDDGCLETVAHIKLAILGKPIFFFRVTARGVANALTGETQDTLDGQRFLLVTAIANPDKVCQTCKTDLGEKPVRHLIYPDHHPFSLSDWQAIVAAAERNDCAHIVCTPKDAVKLAPFADERLWTPQLTTSFSTAGPISFRDWLGDRFHHLPWTLHAPEKTS; this is translated from the coding sequence TCTGCAAAGCCAGTTTCCGCATTTTTTGGCCCCCTTAAGCAAGGCCTATGCCCGACTGATGCGCCTGCGCGCCAGGCTTTTCGCTTCCGGCAAACGCGTCTCCTGGCGGCCTCCCGCCCCCTGCATCAGCGTCGGCAACATCTCCTGGGGCGGCACCGGCAAGACCCCGGTCGTGTCCTGGCTGCTGGACTGGGCCCGCGACGAGGGCCTTCGCCCCACGGTGCTGACTCGCGGCTACGGCGGCAAACCGCCGCACCGGCCCTATGCGGTGCAGCTCTTAAGCCCGCCACATGAAGCGGGCGACGAACCGCTGCTCTTGAAGCGCACCCACCCCCAGGCCCAGATTCTGGTCGATCCCAACCGGGTGCGGGCCGGCAAGATCGCGGCCAGAAAAATGGCCGATCTGTTCGTCCTCGACGACGGGTATCAGCACCTACGCGTTCAGCGCGACCTGAACCTGTGCCTGTTGTCCCCGCGCGATCTGGACGAGGAATGGAACCGGGTCATCCCCGCCGGATCGTGGCGCGAGGACGTTTCCGCCCTGTCCCGGGCGGACGCGTTTCTGATCAACACCATGTTCGACAACGACGACGGTTGCCTGGAGACGGTCGCCCATATCAAGCTGGCCATCCTCGGCAAGCCCATCTTCTTTTTCCGGGTCACGGCCCGAGGCGTGGCCAACGCCCTGACCGGCGAAACGCAGGACACGCTTGACGGCCAACGTTTCCTGCTGGTCACGGCCATCGCCAATCCGGACAAAGTGTGTCAGACGTGCAAGACCGATCTCGGCGAAAAGCCGGTCCGCCACCTGATCTACCCCGATCATCACCCTTTTAGCCTGTCCGACTGGCAGGCCATTGTCGCGGCCGCCGAACGCAATGACTGCGCCCACATCGTCTGCACGCCCAAGGACGCCGTCAAGCTGGCGCCCTTTGCCGATGAACGGCTGTGGACGCCGCAGCTGACCACCTCTTTTTCAACCGCCGGGCCCATTTCCTTTCGCGACTGGCTCGGCGATCGATTTCACCACCTACCCTGGACTTTACATGCCCCCGAAAAAACAAGCTAA